In Carya illinoinensis cultivar Pawnee chromosome 10, C.illinoinensisPawnee_v1, whole genome shotgun sequence, one DNA window encodes the following:
- the LOC122279765 gene encoding MLO-like protein 6 — translation MAEEEVTTTVERTLEATPTWAVATVCFVLILISILIEQLLHLLARYFTKKRRKSLVQALDKIKSELMLLGFLSLLLTVGQMRIAKICISKSVGETFRPCKSVTASDDDEEETTCAEQGKVSFLSRKGVQELQYLIFVLALFHIFSCVLTFSLGMAKMKKLESWEAETGTLEYQFSKDPRRFQLTHQTSFGKRHLNFWSDYPFLRLLACFLRQFYKSVSKVDYFILRHGFIMAHFSEGSNFNFQKYIKRALEKDFGAVVGISWWIWIFYVLFLFFNAHVFHNYLWLPFFPLAMQLLVGTKLQVIITKMCLDSHEKSHVVRGTLLVRPSDHFFWFGRPKLLLYLIQFILFQNSFQLAFFAWTWYKFGFRSCFHKENEDIIIRLAMGVVVQILCGYVTLPLYALVTQMGTSMRKDVFTEGVVHGLKKWRVKAKKNLASRNTNIYPARLISLDASLETSPDTSPSFGVDARFSVEFDQPSDHDPKLLAVELDDDDEEKNVTQRQPEAEIRPKLGSSFDGFDVSSSTRREK, via the exons atggcagAGGAGGAGGTGACAACAACTGTGGAACGCACACTTGAAGCAACACCAACATGGGCTGTGGCAACTGTGTGCTTCGTATTGATACTAATCTCCATTCTCATTGAGCAGTTGCTGCATCTTTTGGCCAGG tatttCACCAAGAAAAGAAGGAAGTCCCTCGTTCAGGCTCTTGACAAGATCAAATCAG AATTGATGCTGCTGGGATTCCTATCATTGTTGCTGACTGTAGGTCAAATGCGGATAGCAAAAATCTGTATTTCAAAGAGTGTTGGTGAAACTTTTCGTCCTTGCAAGAGCGTGACTGcaagtgatgatgatgaggaagaAACAACTTGTGCGGAACAG GGAAAGGTCTCCTTCTTATCAAGGAAAGGAGTGCAAGAACTACAGTACTTAATCTTTGTGCTGGCCCTCTTCCACATATTCTCTTGCGTCCTAACGTTCAGTCTTGGAATGGCCAAG aTGAAGAAATTGGAGTCTTGGGAGGCAGAAACCGGAACACTGGAATATCAATTTTCAAAAG ATCCACGAAGGTTTCAGCTCACTCATCAAACATCATTTGGAAAGCGGCATCTGAATTTTTGGAGTGACTATCCATTTCTTCGATTGCTG GCCTGTTTTCTTAGACAGTTCTACAAATCTGTCTCTAAAGTGGATTACTTCATTCTTAGACATGGATTCATTATG GCGCACTTTTCAGAAGGAAGtaactttaattttcaaaagtatataaaaagaGCTTTGGAAAAAGATTTTGGGGCTGTTGTTGGAATAAG TTGGTGGATTTGGATATTTTATGTATTGTTCTTGTTCTTCAATGCACACG TATTCCACAATTATCTATGGCTTCCCTTCTTTCCATTAGCG ATGCAGTTGCTCGTCGGAACAAAGTTGCAGGTCATCATAACTAAAATGTGCTTAGATAGCCATGAGAAATCTCATGTTGTTAGAGGAACTTTGCTTGTGAGGCCCAGTGACCACTTTTTCTGGTTTGGTCGGCCGAAACTGCTTCTCTACCTAATCCAGTTCATACTGTTTCAG AATTCCTTTCAGCTGGCATTTTTTGCATGGACTTGG TATAAATTTGGTTTTAGGTCATGCTTCCATAAAGAGAATGAAGATATTATCATAAGGCTTGCCATGGGTGTGGTTGTGCAAATCCTCTGTGGCTATGTGACACTCCCTCTCTACGCTTTGGTCACGCAG ATGGGCACGTCAATGAGGAAAGATGTTTTCACCGAGGGTGTGGTTCATGGTCTGAAAAAATGGAGAGTGAAGGCAAAGAAAAACCTTGCTTCGAGGAACACAAATATTTACCCTGCACGCCTGATCTCCTTAGACGCCTCGCTTGAAACTTCGCCGGACACTTCACCGTCTTTCGGTGTTGACGCAAGATTCTCCGTAGAATTTGATCAACCATCAGATCACGATCCTAAATTGTTGGCAGTAGAactagatgatgatgatgaagaaaaaaatgtaaCACAGAGACAGCCGGAGGCCGAGATCAGGCCAAAGTTGGGCAGCTCGTTTGACGGTTTTGACGTGAGCAGCAGTACTCggagagaaaaatga